A stretch of Bacillus pseudomycoides DNA encodes these proteins:
- the rsmD gene encoding 16S rRNA (guanine(966)-N(2))-methyltransferase RsmD gives MRVVSGKCKGHPLKAVPGNTTRPTTDKVKEAIFNMIGPYFEGGIALDLFGGSGGLGIEALSRGIDKAIFVDRDNKAVKVIHQNLESCRMHDQAEVYRNDAERAVKALIKRELSFDLILLDPPYKDQKIISLISVMDQHGLLNKDGLIMAEHGDDVVLPEIIGELVKVRAENYGITAISIYKYEGEGTE, from the coding sequence ATGAGAGTAGTTTCTGGAAAATGTAAAGGGCATCCGCTTAAGGCTGTGCCAGGTAATACAACGCGACCGACAACAGATAAAGTAAAAGAAGCCATCTTTAATATGATTGGCCCTTATTTCGAAGGAGGGATTGCCCTCGATTTGTTTGGAGGTAGCGGAGGGCTTGGGATTGAAGCGCTTAGCAGAGGAATTGACAAAGCAATTTTTGTTGATCGAGATAATAAAGCGGTCAAGGTGATTCATCAAAATTTAGAAAGCTGCAGAATGCATGATCAAGCTGAAGTGTATAGAAATGATGCAGAGCGTGCTGTAAAGGCGCTAATTAAACGCGAATTATCATTTGACCTTATACTGCTAGATCCACCATACAAAGATCAAAAGATTATTTCATTAATTAGTGTCATGGATCAACATGGATTATTGAATAAAGATGGATTGATTATGGCAGAACATGGGGATGATGTAGTCTTACCTGAGATAATAGGGGAGCTTGTAAAGGTAAGAGCAGAAAATTATGGTATTACGGCGATTTCGATTTATAAGTATGAAGGTGAGGGGACCGAATGA
- a CDS encoding methylthioribose kinase, translating into MIQRFIELGEGYSDLYELLEIAKTHKDRVSHMLQFETLKNDKKVCSFVVVLKPTVVGDFQPLYICREGIPMLENKKSKRIILFEETAEQIGKNVTSFTVKPSTIFPEKELYFNHLIGILRMNHFIPPMQ; encoded by the coding sequence ATGATTCAACGTTTTATTGAACTAGGAGAAGGCTACTCCGATTTATATGAATTACTTGAAATTGCAAAAACACATAAAGATCGTGTATCTCACATGTTACAATTCGAAACTTTAAAAAACGATAAAAAGGTATGCTCATTTGTTGTTGTTCTTAAACCAACAGTGGTTGGTGATTTCCAACCGTTATACATATGCCGCGAAGGGATTCCCATGCTTGAAAATAAAAAAAGCAAACGAATCATTTTATTCGAAGAAACGGCTGAACAAATCGGGAAAAACGTTACTTCTTTTACCGTAAAACCTTCTACAATTTTCCCAGAAAAAGAATTATATTTTAATCACCTTATCGGCATTTTACGAATGAATCATTTCATTCCTCCAATGCAATAG
- the coaD gene encoding pantetheine-phosphate adenylyltransferase, whose amino-acid sequence MTSIAISSGSFDPITLGHLDIIKRGAKVFDEVYVVVLNNSSKKPFFSVEERLELIREATKDIPNVKVDSHSGLLVEYAKMRNANAILRGLRAVSDFEYEMQITSMNRKLDENIETFFIMTNNQYSFLSSSIVKEVARYGGNVAGLVPPTVERALKEKFQTPLR is encoded by the coding sequence ATGACAAGTATAGCAATTTCTTCAGGGAGTTTTGATCCAATAACTCTTGGACATTTGGATATTATTAAAAGGGGCGCAAAGGTGTTTGATGAAGTTTATGTTGTCGTTTTAAATAATTCTTCTAAGAAACCGTTCTTTTCAGTAGAAGAGCGCCTAGAGTTAATCCGAGAAGCGACAAAAGATATTCCAAACGTAAAAGTTGATTCGCATAGTGGATTGTTAGTTGAATATGCAAAGATGCGTAATGCAAACGCGATTTTGCGTGGTTTACGTGCCGTTTCTGATTTTGAATATGAGATGCAAATTACATCGATGAATCGTAAATTGGATGAGAATATTGAAACCTTTTTTATTATGACAAACAATCAATATTCATTTTTAAGTTCAAGCATTGTGAAGGAAGTGGCTCGTTATGGTGGGAATGTAGCTGGTCTTGTCCCTCCTACTGTAGAGCGTGCTTTAAAAGAAAAGTTTCAAACCCCGTTAAGATGA
- a CDS encoding YlbG family protein, with product MFGQRQSMIVYLHSLKHAKILRKYGNIHYISKRLKYAVVYCDMEQIEYMMQKLNKLPFVKKIEQSYRPFLKTEFENSRPDRAKEYDYS from the coding sequence ATGTTCGGGCAACGACAAAGTATGATTGTTTATTTACATTCATTGAAACATGCCAAGATTTTAAGGAAATATGGTAATATACATTACATATCAAAGCGGTTGAAATATGCCGTCGTATATTGTGATATGGAACAAATAGAGTATATGATGCAAAAACTAAATAAACTTCCTTTTGTGAAAAAAATTGAGCAATCATATCGCCCGTTTCTTAAAACGGAATTTGAAAATTCACGTCCAGATCGCGCGAAAGAATACGACTATAGTTAA